In one Andrena cerasifolii isolate SP2316 chromosome 2, iyAndCera1_principal, whole genome shotgun sequence genomic region, the following are encoded:
- the Yippee gene encoding yippee zinc finger protein has translation MGVIFLEHIGGTRLFSCASCDTNLTNRGQLISTRFTGATGRAFLFNKVVNLNYSEVQDRVMLTGRHMVRDVSCKNCDAKLGWVYEFATDDNQRYKEGRVILERALVTESDGMGDNI, from the exons ATGGGCGTAATTTTCTTGGAACATATCGGAGGTACTCGTCTGTTCTCTTGCGCATCCTGCGACACGAATCTCACAAACAGAGGTCAGCTGATAAGCACGCGttttactggcgccacgggccGTGCTTTTCTGTTTAACAAAGTCGTCAACTTAAATTACAG CGAGGTACAGGATAGAGTGATGTTGACGGGTCGTCACATGGTCCGAGACGTCAGCTGCAAAAACTGCGATGCTAAACTCGGGTGGGTGTATGAATTTGCGACAGACGATAATCAACGTTACAAGGAAGGCCGCGTCATCCTGGAGCGCGCTCTGGTCACAGAAAGCGATGGAATGGGCGACAATATTTAA
- the Su(p) gene encoding prostaglandin E synthase Su(P), which yields MSVLIKLSNSPRNFCSFKNVIQRFSRRNESFSSAARQSSTLKTVLKTSLLGITVGVPVGVLVTWGYSWYLDKEASKTYHLIGKEQKVQALKDKPEVPVSRTIASPVDTSGLKLTLFQYQTCPFCCKVRVFLDYYGLSYDVVEVDPVLRKEISWSSYRKVPILLTNTESGYQPLNDSSMIISLLASHFKDNSQKIEDLIEYYPNIAMHDAEKRLKYEIMNKYFLMYKESPAVGKKMDEITEERKWRKWADEVLVHTLSPNVYRTLDEAYKTFNWFSEVGKWEEYFPTWERFIMINVGAVAMWLISKRLKKRHNLKGDVRLSLYDEVNKWLNAIKKRGGTFMGGEKPNLSDLAVYGILKSIEGCNAFEDVLSNTKLQKWYGAMANEVDTHSGSKYLATYAI from the exons ATGTCTGTATTAATAAAGCTATCAAACTCGCCCAGAAATTTTTGCTCCTTCAAGAATGTCATTCAAAGATTCTCAAGAAGGAATGAGAGTTTCTCATCAGCAGCTCGACAATCTTCAACATTAAAAACTGTACTGAAAACAAGTTTATTGGGGATTACTGTTGGAGTTCCTGTTGGCGTGCTCGTTACATGGGGTTATTCTTGGTACTTGGATAAAGAGGCTTCTAAAACATATCACCTTATAGGAAAAGAACAAAAAGTTCAAGCATTGAAAGATAAGCCAGAAGTACCAGTTTCAAGAACG ATTGCTTCACCAGTCGATACAAGTGGATTAAAACTGACCCTTTTCCAATACCAAACATGCCCTTTTTGTTGTAAG GTCAGAGTTTTCCTGGATTACTATGGCCTTTCTTATGACGTTGTGGAAGTAGATCCGGTATTACGGAAAGAAATATCATGGTCTTCTTATAGAAAAGTACCAATACTCTTAACAAATACAGAGTCTGGGTACCAACCTCTGAATGATAGCTCAATGATTATTTCGCTATTAGCATCGCATTTTAAAGACAACTCGCAAAAGATTGAGGACTTAATAGAATATTATCCAAATATAGCAATGCACGATGCAGAAAAGAGACTCAAGTATGAAATTATGAACAAATATTTCTTAATGTATAAAGAAAGTCcggctgtaggtaaaaagatGGATGAAATCAC GGAAGAACGCAAGTGGAGAAAATGGGCAGATGAGGTACTTGTCCATACACTGTCACCAAATGTGTATAGAACACTTGACGAAGCTTACAAGACTTTCAACTGGTTTTCAGAA GTTGGTAAATGGGAAGAATATTTTCCAACATGGGAAAGATTCATAATGATAAATGTAGGTGCTGTAGCTATGTGGCTGATATCGAAACGTTTAAAAAAGAGGCACAACCTTAAAGGTGACGTCCGACTATCTCTGTATGACGAAGTTAACAAATGGTTGAATGCCATTAAGAAACGCGGTGGTACCTTTATGGGAGGAGAAAAGCCTAACTTATCGGATCTTGCTGTTTATGGAATTCTAAAAAGCATAGAAGGTTGTAATGCCTTCGAAGATGTTTTGAGTAACACAAAACTTCAAAAATGGTATGGTGCTATGGCAAACGAAGTGGACACGCATTCTGGAAGCAAATATCTAGCTACCTATGCAATATAA
- the Setd3 gene encoding SET domain containing 3 produces MGRRKSHGLPKSKQHGPQQRQLSLAKKNEINVLCEKLFHLSSNSAYVTQLWDNYIEISSVLEKVKRLEEMKTESSKRSQGIGQFINWLKENGANVDGASVAEFPGYDLGLKAERNFLENQLILRIPRELIFSIHNAAPELTVLQNDPLIQHMPQVALAIALLIERHKENSKWKPYLDILPTSYTTVLYMTAGDMIELKGSPTLEAALKQCRNIARQYSYFNKVFQNNNNAVSTILGDVFTYERYCWAVSTVMTRQNLIPSEDGSRMIHALIPMWDMCNHENGRITTDFNATSDCCECYALRDFKEGEQIFISYGPRTNSDFFVHSGFVYVDNRQDGFKLRLGISKADSLQKERIELLNKLELPSVGEFLLKPGSEPISDLLLAFLRVFSMRKPELTHWLRSDRVYDLKHMDCALETVVEENVRKFLLTRLQLLIANYPTSLKEDLQLLETSLPQIKKLAIQLRVTEKRILLGALEYVEQWIKA; encoded by the exons ATGGGCAGAAGAAAATCTCACGGATTGCCTAAAAGTAAACAACACGGTCCACAGCAAAGGCAGTTGTCTTTGGCCAAAAAGAACGAGATAAATGTCTTATGCGAGAAATTATTTCACC TAAGTAGTAATTCAGCGTACGTGACACAACTATGGGACAACTACATAGAAATATCCTCAGTTTTGGAGAAGGTTAAACGGTTGGAGGAGATGAAGACAGAGTCGTCTAAGCGCTCCCAGGGGATTGGACAATTCATTAACTGGCTGAAAGAGAATGGCGCGAACGTAGATGGAGCGAGCGTGGCTGAGTTCCCAGGCTATGATTTAGGGTTGAAAGCGGAACGTAATTTTCTGGAGAATCAGCTGATTTTGAGGATACCGAGGGAACTTATCTTTAGTATTCATAACGCGGCGCCAGAATTGACTGTGCTTCAGAATGATCCGCTGATACAGCACATGCCGCAGGTAGCACTAGCCATAGCGCTTCTGATAGAGAGGCACAAAGAAAATTCGAAATGGAAGCCTTATTTGGATATCCTCCCTACTAGTTACACTACAGTGTTGTATATGACTGCTGGTGATATGATCGAGCTTAAAGGCAGTCCTACCTTAG AGGCTGCTTTAAAACAATGCAGAAATATTGCGAGACAGTATTCTTACTTTAACAAGGTGtttcaaaataacaataatgctGTGTCTACCATACTCGGGGATGTTTTTACATATGAAAGATACTG CTGGGCAGTTTCTACAGTAATGACGAGGCAGAATCTAATTCCGAGCGAGGACGGTTCACGCATGATCCACGCTTTGATCCCTATGTGGGACATGTGCAATCACGAGAACGGGAGA ATCACCACGGATTTCAACGCAACATCTGACTGCTGCGAGTGTTACGCTCTGCGGGACTTCAAGGAAGGGGAGCAGATATTTATCAGCTACGGGCCCAGAACGAACTCCGACTTTTTCGTGCACTCGGGATTCGTTTACGTGGACAACAGACAA GACGGCTTCAAGTTGCGGCTTGGAATCAGCAAAGCTGACTCCCTGCAGAAGGAACGCATCGAGCTGTTGAACAAGCTCGAGCTGCCCTCGGTGGGCGAGTTCCTGTTGAAGCCAGGGTCAGAACCGATCTCTGACTTGCTGCTGGCGTTCCTCAGGGTGTTCAGCATGCGCAAGCCGGAACTCACCCACTGGCTCCGCTCTGATCGCGTCTACGATCTGAAGCATATGGACTGCGCTCTGGAGACTGTCGTCGAGGAGAACGTCCGGAAATTTCTGCTTACGAGGCTGCAGCTCTTAATTGCTAATTATCCGACGAGCCTGAAG GAGGACCTGCAACTGCTGGAGACATCGTTGCCTCAGATTAAAAAGCTGGCTATCCAACTGAGGGTTACGGAGAAGAGAATACTCCTGGGCGCTCTAGAATACGTGGAACAGTGGATCAAAGCTTAA
- the LOC143365956 gene encoding uncharacterized protein LOC143365956, with amino-acid sequence MWKTFCPLLLMLSTFDFPRDKSAARAEPAPAAVELVIRGDDLSHREETRGRTGNRDEISDGGVPEDQETSSELVGRWRNNDGALEPKWRDGDTVPLLPFSQFSEYTKDKIDNDDEDDYGRRGTKYRENNGPDEPPRSRSSPRISYPEYTDYELAGDKRGREEYEEVSPRKKDTRPASNRNAASSKGTSKETLDFAENKDATSSRYREAFQLKDYEHELGDGEYLKPRPRKRRPPQNYEFALAKNETSSNERKLESNSGPWPRTNVKKNPSESDARNDRFVRNSVELKSLLKMQQEEGLSLSELLQRRNLTLNDLLRGKADVINALKSKDNEEAEDYIEEASKIMSHTFTRVSVAKKPPWITDLELRNTKSSQIKDEHTILIIPVDGMNLTNSAGPGSSLTKRVGIVHSGAENATMGGSMIVPDPPRAKVTPTTSSPTMIATSSSMELLPSNDSAGKSPNGGETRGEGLDEDEIMEFSDFTDYKNGRNSMSPVWLMVKDQENDKSSAGSVKDNYQDSGSTLSIEQILSPTERSKLARNSSSVSKNGEQPGAKAAKTLTKDDERVTTEHPEGDYSSFSEQEYQDDAPFMYHDLEQNTQVNSPIDEHDMSRTIMREIESALDAVSYGSNFTMDDRQVVLNNASEENVQYSLRNHQIVNETEKKSYEDIVSEVEPEARAEIFELFASGSAGKRLERLLKSRNMSLEELIALRQRGSSKVHLAEVSRLKVQKSNDGHRTEGTAVLELVTLSPAKNVHESQQRSGSFENSTLTPKDFVHPEADTTQQQILTSDSTVQNEGAILDPLSNEAAEEQEDIKGRHRTVQIVDLLTTFGSLPFAKDIQRDFAGDYDIVERRKLPKQDSKVGVAFVNDDAEATRSNDTPSVVQSGYVKEVMKQEPSSIDIRTVYGDTSNPVAEEEDDEKGKTLSKVKPSIIASGAILGVTIVVFLAIFIVCRIRQKQKYRYRNTFSRAVFQGPMLAARKLSNSSSLSTVMINVVATSTTKRPERNEIREPVGDADLKSDIDNDSLDANDSWETIPDYMK; translated from the exons ATGTGGAAAACATTCTGTCCGCTCTTGCTGATGCTTTCCACGTTCGATTTCCCTCGCGATAAGTCCGCCGCCCGGGCAGAGCCCGCTCCAGCGGCCGTCGAGCTCGTTATTCGAGGCGACGATCTGAGCCATCGG GAGGAAACGCGAGGGCGTACGGGAAACAGGGACGAAATATCAGATGGCGGGGTCCCAGAGGACCAAGAGACTTCGAGCGAACTGGTGGGCAGATGGCGGAACAATGACGGAGCCCTCGAGCCGAAATGGCGGGACGGCGACACAGTGCCTCTGCTTCCGTTCTCCCAATTCTCCGAATACACCAAAGACAAGatagacaacgacgacgaggacgattaCGGCCGTCGAGGGACGAAGTATCGTGAAAATAACGGACCAGATGAACCCCCTCGTTCCAGGAGCAGCCCTCGGATCTCTTACCCCGAGTACACGGATTATGAATTAGCCGGCGATAAACGTGGACGTGAGGAGTACGAGGAGGTCTCGCCAAGGAAGAAGGATACTCGTCCCGCGAGCAATCGGAACGCGGCAAGCTCAAAAGGGACCAGCAAGGAGACCTTAGATTTCGCGGAGAACAAAGATGCAACATCGTCGAGGTATCGGGAAGCCTTCCAACTGAAGGATTACGAGCACGAGCTGGGCGACGGGGAATACTTGAAGCCCCGTCCAAGGAAAAGGAGGCCACCCCAAAACTATGAGTTTGCTCTGGCTAAAAACGAGACATCATCCAACGAGAGGAAACTGGAGAGCAATTCTGGACCATGGCCTCGTACGAACGTTAAGAAAAACCCCTCGGAATCTGACGCCAGGAACGATCGGTTCGTACGAAACTCCGTGGAGCTGAAGTCTCTGCTGAAGATGCAGCAAGAAGAAGGGCTGAGTTTGTCGGAACTTCTGCAACGGAGAAATCTAACCCTGAACGACCTTTTAAGAGGTAAAGCTGACGTGATTAATGCGTTGAAATCGAAGGACAACGAGGAGGCCGAGGATTATATCGAAGAAGCGTCGAAGATCATGTCCCACACTTTTACAAGAGTATCCGTCGCGAAGAAACCACCATGGATAACTGACCTAGAGCTCCGTAATACGAAAAGTTCCCAGATAAAAGACGAACATACGATCTTAATTATTCCTGTGGACGGGATGAATCTGACGAATTCCGCGGGGCCAGGTTCGAGTCTGACAAAACGCGTCGGAATTGTACATTCAGGAGCAGAGAACGCAACGATGGGAGGATCGATGATTGTCCCTGATCCTCCACGAGCAAAAGTCACGCCTACCACGAGCTCGCCAACAATGATTGCAACATCCAGTTCCATGGAGCTGTTGCCGAGTAACGACAGCGCGGGTAAATCGCCGAACGGTGGTGAAACCAGAGGCGAGGGCCTCGACGAGGATGAGATCATGGAATTCTCCGATTTCACCGATTACAAGAACGGACGGAACAGCATGTCTCCGGTTTGGCTGATGGTGAAAGACCAGGAGAACGATAAATCCTCGGCTGGCAGCGTCAAGGATAATTACCAGGATAGTGGCTCGACGTTGAGCATCGAGCAGATCTTGAGCCCCACGGAACGCTCCAAGCTGGCGAGGAACTCGTCAAGCGTATCCAAGAACGGCGAGCAGCCTGGTGCTAAGGCGGCTAAAACGCTTACGAAAGATGACGAACGTGTGACCACCGAGCACCCTGAAGGGGATTACAGCTCGTTTTCGGAGCAAGAGTACCAGGACGATGCGCCGTTCATGTACCATGATTTAGAACAGAACACTCAAGTTAATAGCCCTATCGACGAACACGATATGAGCAGGACCATAATGAGAGAAATAGAGTCTGCATTAGACGCCGTGTCTTACGGTAGCAATTTCACGATGGACGATCGCCAAGTGGTGTTAAATAACGCGTCCGAAGAGAATGTCCAGTATTCCCTGAGGAATCATCAGATTGTAAACGAGACCGAGAAGAAAAGCTACGAGGACATCGTGTCTGAAGTGGAGCCAGAAGCACGGGCCGAGATATTCGAACTGTTCGCGTCTGGATCTGCCGGGAAGAGGCTGGAGCGTCTTCTGAAGTCGAGGAACATGAGCTTGGAAGAATTGATTGCTCTGAGACAGAGGGGCTCCAGTAAAGTTCATCTAGCAGAGGTGTCGCGACTCAAGGTACAAAAGTCGAACGATGGACATCGAACGGAGGGTACAGCTGTCTTGGAACTGGTCACCTTGTCGCCAGCCAAGAATGTTCATGAGTCTCAGCAGAGGAGTGGATCGTTCGAGAACTCGACGCTGACTCCAAAAGATTTCGTTCACCCAGAGGCAGACACTACTCAGCAACAAATCTTGACTTCAGACTCCACGGTGCAGAACGAAGGTGCGATCCTCGACCCTCTCTCCAACGAGGCCGCTGAGGAACAAGAAGATATTAAGGGGCGTCATCGGACGGTGCAAATAGTCGATTTACTAACGACATTCGGTTCTCTGCCATTCGCCAAGGACATTCAGCGGGACTTTGCGGGCGATTATGATATCGTGGAAAGGCGGAAGCTGCCCAAGCAGGACAGCAAAGTAGGCGTCGCGTTTGTAAACGACGATGCTGAAGCCACACGCAGCAACGACACCCCGAGCGTCGTTCAATCTGGGTACGTGAAAGAAGTGATGAAGCAAGAACCGAGTTCTATCGATATACGAACGGTTTACGGCGATACCAGCAATCCAGTTgccgaagaggaagacgacgagaaGGGAAAGACGCTGTCGAAAGTGAAGCCGAGTATAATAGCGAGCGGCGCGATTCTTGGCGTGACGATCGTGGTCTTTCTGGCGATATTCATCGTGTGCAGGATTCGACAGAAGCAGAAGTACAGGTACAGGAACACGTTCTCAAGAGCAGTGTTCCAAGGTCCAATGCTGGCAGCCAGGAAACTGTCCAATTCGAGCAGTCTGAGCACGGTAATGATCAACGTGGTTGCTACATCAACAACAAAGAGGCCAGAGAGGAATGAAATTCGAGAACCTGTGGGAGACGCTGACCTTAAAAGTGACATCGATAATGATTCTCTGGACGCTAACGATAGCTGGGAAACTATACCTGATTACATGAAATAA
- the LOC143365967 gene encoding uncharacterized protein LOC143365967, with protein sequence MLTLEDVVCKEFSKDTMEDEEACGEKNDGETYEKDKYPMTNERILRTALLAPDDEDDVESQDDDISSELLSIDNDSEITSESTISDWDDLQTESPLSYVTSVPNRKDFIIITQLESDDALMTKKLSSEPSLSDKKSKSRHRSKRRNKILLLRKLLPKHEPIIEIKEEDHSFITPDIDERVPTMEEIDCEESSMDQENITDSKEDIDWLESFRPLPLYNTEKGTPYLKCPACGAMFFTSNSFQKHLYTHMYKDEDAFVCSFCAYTNTEPGMLFTHLSKHQDQCEFCNENLLRKNNFEKHWDIWASNFTMKRDRCGRFICALCKLVFDLLPQLEKHWFKHACKRERTYQCKECSGLYESMETLRNHKCMKCPICGKVYDSLHRLKAHTMWTKHNLKCPICSYEFILAMDHEKHLELHRQTYSSMKDYLHCLQTADGKTFQCNLCDKIFYALPSLILHVREDHNIENVKKVASKEDECNGERNEESVSEILLRVLKNETANYASAKHNMNLSKDKVEFQSTL encoded by the coding sequence ATGTTAACGCTGGAAGACGTAGTATGTAAAGAGTTTTCGAAGGATACAATGGAGGACGAAGAAGCTTGTGGGGAGAAAAATGATGGAGAGACTTACGAAAAGGATAAGTATCCTATGACGAATGAAAGAATATTAAGGACAGCGCTTCTGGCCCCAGATGACGAAGATGACGTCGAGTCTCAGGATGACGATATATCGTCAGAGCTTCTGTCAATTGACAATGACTCTGAAATTACCAGCGAATCCACGATCAGCGATTGGGATGACCTGCAAACGGAATCGCCACTCTCATACGTTACATCTGTACCTAATCGTAAAGactttataataataactcagtTGGAGTCGGACGATGCATTAATGACGAAGAAGCTGTCCAGTGAACCCTCTTTATCCGATAAGAAGTCTAAATCTCGGCATCGTTCTAAGCGACGTAATAAAATCTTATTGTTGAGGAAGCTCTTGCCGAAACACGAGCCTATAATTGAAATAAAGGAAGAAGACCACTCGTTCATTACTCCCGATATAGACGAACGCGTGCCGACTATGGAGGAAATAGATTGCGAGGAGTCTTCTATGGATCAGGAAAATATTACAGACTCTAAAGAGGACATCGACTGGTTAGAAAGTTTCAGACCCCTGCCGTTATATAACACGGagaagggtacaccttacctaAAATGTCCGGCGTGCGGCGCGATGTTTTTTACTTCAAACTCATTCCAAAAACACTTGTACACTCACATGtacaaggacgaggacgcctTCGTCTGTTCCTTTTGCGCCTACACGAACACCGAGCCCGGGATGTTGTTCACTCACTTGTCCAAACACCAGGATCAATGCGAGTTTTGCAATGAGAATTTACTGCGCAAGAATAACTTCGAGAAACACTGGGACATATGGGCGTCAAACTTTACTATGAAAAGAGATCGCTGCGGACGATTTATATGCGCTCTCTGTAAGTTAGTGTTCGATCTGTTGCCGCAATTAGAGAAGCATTGGTTCAAGCATGCGTGTAAAAGGGAAAGAACTTATCAATGTAAGGAGTGCAGCGGACTATACGAAAGCATGGAAACGCTGCGCAATCATAAATGTATGAAGTGCCCCATCTGTGGTAAAGTTTACGATAGTTTGCATCGATTAAAAGCTCATACAATGTGGACGAAGCACAATTTGAAATGTCCAATATGTTCTTACGAATTCATCCTTGCTATGGATCACGAGAAGCACCTGGAGTTACATAGGCAAACGTATAGTTCTATGAAAGACTATCTCCACTGCTTGCAGACAGCAGACGGAAAAACGTTCCAGTGCAATCTGTGCGATAAAATATTCTACGCCTTACCGTCGCTCATTTTACACGTACGAGAAGACCATAACATTGAGAATGTTAAGAAAGTGGCTTCGAAGGAAGACGAATGTAATGGAGAGCGAAACGAAGAGTCTGTCAGTGAAATACTGCTTCGTGTACTAAAAAACGAGACCGCAAATTATGCCAGCGCGAAGCATAACATGAACTTATCCAAGGATAAAGTTGAATTTCAAAGCACGCTGTAA